The sequence GCCTGATTATGCATATAACTAATTAGTTACCTcgactaaaaataataagtggcgccaacctttttaggtctaggactcagatttttgtatcattatcatttgtcaattttacgggcaagtaggtgatcagccttctgtgcctgataccCGATTTTtcctatgttttccttcactgttcgagcgaattttaaatgcgcacatagaattcCTTCTATTCCATtggccagggatcgaaccaacgacctcagggttgagattcgcacgctgtagccacaaggccaacactgttcttgaaactttaaatagtttatattattattattattataactttgcATAACACAGTTCGTCTCATCAATGTTCTGGACGGTCTACGCCATTGACCGTGAGCTGGTCTTTCCGAAGATCTACGATGATGTGATCCCCTGGTGGTTCAACCACTGCGTCCACACTAATATCCTGGTGGTGCTCGCGTTAGAGACGCTGCTGCAGCCCAGAACACAACCCACTGATGAGAAGGTGGAAGTCACAATATATTGGAGCGTGGCTCTTATGTACGCTGTTGTGTAAGTAGATCATGTTAAGCTGAATCAGGGCCAGtaacaaccacaacacacacacactacacacttaaaatgtaccttattcctgtttttctttctttccatgttttatcatttttcatttttgattattattattattttgtgtattataaatgttatgtctctGTCTTATGTCCGAGATCTAGACATCCAAAACTCCTCCTCCTCCAAACTAGGAGTATATCAAGTCAACTCTTTAATGTACTACTAATAAATGATCTAGAGCAGGCTTCAAgcttattatgtttttatataagattataatctatgataataaaccatataaaaattaccaaaaatttCAGATACTACACAATATACTTTGCGACACATCGCTGGTTATACCAAGTATTCGGTGTGATGACATGGTGGCAGGTCTGCCTTTACCAGCTTTGGATATGGGGATCATCATTCGTCTTCTACAAACTGCAATTCCCAATCAATAGACTCATTCATGGGGATGAGAGTAAAGAGGTACCGGAAGCTAATGGAGAGACGAAAACAGGTGAACAAGTAATGAGTCCAAAAGAGCAAAGCGGAAAAGTGATAATGGATCTGAAGACTCCACCGTTTTCCACGAGGTCTTGGAGTGTGAAGTTTAGGAGTTTAAGGAGCCAATTCGAGAGTTCACGACTTTGATATTGGAATACTATTCATACGGTGTTCATGGCAAGTTCTTAAGCCTACGCCTAATAGTATTCGAGAAAACTACTCCGCAGCACGAAAACTAAACGATGTAAACGCattgtgttttaaaatcaaagcGCTGCAACATCGGGTGAGCCGATGAGCGTGATCAGCAGGAGCCAATTTCacactgttctataaaaaaatacagaaattgtCACCGAAAGTATTGCGCCtggtgtttatttttgtatttgctataacatatataagtttatagtcgtcttattttaaaaacgaaatCAGTGTAATATAGACTACCTGCTCTTTCCTCGTTTTCCGTCTAATTGCATTTATGCTGTATTGAAaagagaaatataaatattctggTTCAAAGATTgcaattaaactatttttatgaataaaaagtgtcagaatatataaaatgtacaaaGTCCAATTTCCAGAATGTCGCTTAGGAGTAtactttttatacattatttttgaaggtacgcaattttaaaatatatttatattaaggtaaaatatatttaagtaaataaatggtCATTATTCCATTAGTCAATTCCGAATATTCTtctattcaaattattatttaaacttctataaaagacacatattggtatttttatgtattttacgaaatttttaatattgaatagtcgtccatttattttataatatacattcaagtttatattatcatcatattatagttttttgaAACCATAAAACTGCATgcaaaatgatttaaatttgtatataaatgatACCGGAGTTAGGAAaccattacattattataattaataactatctTTTAATGTGTTTGTAAAAATGTGGTGATAgaagtacataaattttatgttatttatattttttgtgtttttcttCCCCAATTTCAAGTATCTTACGAGTGGAACAATGAGAGAACAGAACACTGTTATGGTGAAGATTGGAAATCGAACTTCAGGTTGTGATCATTATTTTCAACAGTAAATGTGTTTGTTTCTGGGCatcaaaagcaaataaaatacGACATTTTTCAagattttatcattatttttacaaaaccttaaaaatacaataattacaaattcGTATTACCAATATCAGTGCTTATATATAATTGCAAAAGTCTTgctattttagaaattattttacataaatcgATAAGACTTTACAATTGTTCGGGTAACCTTTGAAAAATAGTTTAGGTAACTAGAATATATGAGGTCAACAGTAAATATAACAGAGATCGCGCTGGTATAGCATGTATTGACATCTGGAAAAAGTGTGGGTTCATAAAGACtatc is a genomic window of Pieris napi chromosome 13, ilPieNapi1.2, whole genome shotgun sequence containing:
- the LOC125055195 gene encoding androgen-dependent TFPI-regulating protein-like isoform X4 yields the protein MPSNVRKHALSNPAFKALVGVTPALFTNWNYSFQTIFLGLSLLYDFLEWAGKHNGNLGTKIRYWRDVLFCGCVVPFTLFVSSMFWTVYAIDRELVFPKIYDDVIPWWFNHCVHTNILVVLALETLLQPRTQPTDEKVEVTIYWSVALMYAVVYYTIYFATHRWLYQVFGVMTWWQVCLYQLWIWGSSFVFYKLQFPINRLIHGDESKEVPEANGETKTGEQVMSPKEQSGKVIMDLKTPPFSTRSWSVKFRSLRSQFESSRL
- the LOC125055195 gene encoding androgen-dependent TFPI-regulating protein-like isoform X3, which gives rise to MEDVEGGSHGARERQCSISLLLRTIYHVIYFLGDNVVACWALMIWYNVGVENLDHSAIYNLKYFGPAFFTNWNFSFQTIFLGLSLLYDFLEWAGKHNGNLGTKIRYWRDVLFCGCVVPFTLFVSSMFWTVYAIDRELVFPKIYDDVIPWWFNHCVHTNILVVLALETLLQPRTQPTDEKVEVTIYWSVALMYAVVYYTIYFATHRWLYQVFGVMTWWQVCLYQLWIWGSSFVFYKLQFPINRLIHGDESKEVPEANGETKTGEQVMSPKEQSGKVIMDLKTPPFSTRSWSVKFRSLRSQFESSRL
- the LOC125055195 gene encoding androgen-dependent TFPI-regulating protein-like isoform X1 → MGEKRSENSFNYLTFLFHSIGLSNFAIAYGTLALIIYNIDLSDYSNNGDSYYLSVHFLTLCCMSFQTIFLGLSLLYDFLEWAGKHNGNLGTKIRYWRDVLFCGCVVPFTLFVSSMFWTVYAIDRELVFPKIYDDVIPWWFNHCVHTNILVVLALETLLQPRTQPTDEKVEVTIYWSVALMYAVVYYTIYFATHRWLYQVFGVMTWWQVCLYQLWIWGSSFVFYKLQFPINRLIHGDESKEVPEANGETKTGEQVMSPKEQSGKVIMDLKTPPFSTRSWSVKFRSLRSQFESSRL
- the LOC125055195 gene encoding androgen-dependent TFPI-regulating protein-like isoform X2 produces the protein MEDFILFRENNIFYNVLCFLITENEKLFDRSDARLYWKTVFHIFSILHHCYIGLFANSLHLDQSLVPDIKCLYTYRLAYLTGWNFSFQTIFLGLSLLYDFLEWAGKHNGNLGTKIRYWRDVLFCGCVVPFTLFVSSMFWTVYAIDRELVFPKIYDDVIPWWFNHCVHTNILVVLALETLLQPRTQPTDEKVEVTIYWSVALMYAVVYYTIYFATHRWLYQVFGVMTWWQVCLYQLWIWGSSFVFYKLQFPINRLIHGDESKEVPEANGETKTGEQVMSPKEQSGKVIMDLKTPPFSTRSWSVKFRSLRSQFESSRL